A window from Malania oleifera isolate guangnan ecotype guangnan chromosome 7, ASM2987363v1, whole genome shotgun sequence encodes these proteins:
- the LOC131159733 gene encoding F-box protein CPR1-like — protein sequence MAANDIHEEELLIEILSRLPVKSLVRFNSVCRSWKTLIQSPSFVSAHLSRSNVNADPPLLVHFYSPHAISLLCNRTLVRLENLELPPIRKDSSLKILGPSNGIYCFYHCDAGEIVLWNPSMHESRFIQRFKRPREDLWTTERGTVGFGYDPKSQDYKVVRVIPKNEERGSYRAEVYSLRSDSWKRIETHLPRMYLCSTIHTCLKGVCYWLPLYIADIVVSFDLNREVFRVIRSPEYENANFLRHEICRDYVNLASNEDLSLMICPYDGKSMTVDIWTRTEPGGLETWTKRFSFGPIVQKCMPLGFWKDDEILIEAKKGEMISYNLNTQKAKVLRYLRVSVRLLTYYTESLVSIKGDAQSA from the coding sequence ATGGCGGCCAATGACATCCACGAGGAGGAACTGCTCATCGAAATCCTCTCGAGGTTGCCGGTGAAGTCGCTTGTGCGATTCAATAGCGTCTGCAGATCATGGAAAACCCTCATCCAATCCCCCTCTTTCGTCTCCGCTCATCTCAGTCGATCCAACGTGAACGCCGATCCGCCCCTTCTCGTCCACTTCTACTCTCCTCATGCTATCTCCTTGCTCTGCAATCGAACCCTCGTTCGGCTGGAGAATCTGGAGTTGCCCCCTATCAGGAAGGACTCGTCTCTGAAGATTTTGGGTCCCTCCAATGGCATCTACTGCTTTTACCACTGTGACGCAGGGGAAATTGTTCTGTGGAACCCTTCTATGCACGAATCCAGGTTCATCCAGCGGTTCAAACGCCCGCGCGAGGACCTTTGGACGACTGAGCGGGGCACCGTTGGTTTTGGATACGATCCCAAAAGCCAGGACTACAAGGTCGTCAGGGTGATTCCTAAAAATGAAGAGAGAGGTAGCTATAGGGCTGAAGTTTACTCTTTGCGTTCAGATTCATGGAAAAGAATTGAGACGCATTTGCCTCGAATGTATTTGTGTTCAACAATCCACACTTGCCTGAAAGGGGTATGTTACTGGCTGCCTCTCTACATTGCTGACATTGTGGTCTCGTTCGACCTGAACCGCGAGGTGTTTCGGGTGATCCGGTCGCCGGAATATGAGAATGCTAATTTCTTGCGACATGAAATTTGCCGGGACTATGTGAATTTGGCCAGCAATGAAGATTTATCTTTGATGATTTGTCCTTATGATGGGAAATCAATGACAGTTGATATATGGACAAGGACTGAACCGGGTGGCTTAGAGACTTGGACTAAAAGGTTTTCATTTGGACCCATTGTCCAGAAATGTATGCCTTTGGGATTTTGGAAGGATGATGAGATTCTTATTGAAGCAAAAAAAGGAGAAATGATCTCCTACAACCTTAATACGCAAAAGGCAAAGGTTCTTCGATATCTTCGAGTTTCTGTTCGGCTGCTTACTTATTACACAGAGAGTCTTGTTTCCATCAAAGGAGATGCTCAAAGTGCTTGA